The DNA segment TTGATGAAACTTCCAATTTGGCTGAAGGAATAGCCTCAAGAAAAAAGacaatattcttttagaaatttctCCCAAAGATAGAAGTTTCATCACATGTGAATCTTTTCTTCTATCGTTCTTGAATAaaattcttttctttctttctttcttttcttctcatgACTTCTCATGACTGGTATCTCGTCCTTCACTGTCGACTTATTGTAAACGAAGAGGGTCAACATGTAGGATGTGGCTTTATTACGTTTGAGACTACTGAAAAAGCAAATGAGGTGAGAGTATATATTAGTGCACTATTAGTGCATGTAGTAGttgttatttgatatttttagtgcttattaaaatattttatgcgGTAGGCACTTCTTAGCAAGAAAAAAATCGATGTATACTTTCTTTAATTTGTTTGCTATAAGCTTTAATGTCGTTACATAAGAGACTAATGCTATTAGTCTTGTTGTTGATTAGGTACATGGATGCAGAGAGGCTTTGGTAAGGGATTTTACTATTTTGCCTTTTCAGTTTCTTCATCAACACATCACACTGAGTCAAAGATTTTTTGTTGGTATACATGGAAAGATAACTAAGACGGTTTTTTTTCCAATATTCTAGGAAGAGAAAGGACCTTCAACCATAAAATCCCTCTGATCATCATTAGACAGAAATTTACTGGATTATCTATCCTACGGAACAAAGACAATCCTTATAATTCTCTTGCGAAGACTTATTTAGTgaatctattttaaaacaagCTCAAACTTGTGATGTTGTGTTTGATTCAATCTTTCTTATCTTTCACCAAAGTGAAAAAGACTAGCATAAAACATTTTATGTTCTTACGACTCGGACCTCAAAAACATTGTCCAAAAAGTTTTGGCGATTGATAAAAGAAACATCAATCTTTTCTTCTTAGATTTAGAACCAAATAAACAATCAATCGACTCACCTGGAGCGATGACCTTCTACGACATTCGCCTATGTTTCCCATGATAATAAGTAGAATGAGTATAAGAGCAGCCATTTGAGAAGAAAGGTTCtgacataaaaaaaatatgtcaaaATCAGTTGGAATCCAGCAGAGTTTCTTTCCTGACCTGgtttcatcaaagatcatcaCTTACTGACACTACGAGTGTGAGTCTTACAGACAATAAGCTCTTGCTTCTCTTGTGTTATCGTGTGGGTTTATTTGGGTTAGTACTTCCTTGATGGGTCGTCAAAACATATACCACTAAATAAATCATTtagtaaagaagaagaaatattgAAGATCTGGAAACAAAAACTTACCTAGGGTTTGTGGTAACACAAGAAACTTGAATTGACGATGAGAAAAACTAGCTAGACGCCCAAGAACATAGATCGACTCATCATCGTCGAATTCAAGGGCAAAATGATCCTCATCTTTCTCTATGCATCAACAATGcatgtgtgtgttttaataAGAGAGATGAGACTATCTTATAGAAATACATTTTTTGAGTTTGACAAAAGATGGAGTGTTAAATACGGCACCCTTGGAAATAAATAATAGTAAGTATTATTACTCTAATAATAATGACGATTATATATCACTGAATGTTTGCTTAATAATAAACAgcaatgtaacaaaaaaaaagaagaaagatggaaAAGCTTCATGTCTTCCTAAAGTTCctgctactactactactactacacaCAAGGCTTCCTCCTTTACTACACACGCCTCATGTTGTTCTGAACAACTCTAGTCCAAGAAGACTAGAACAAAACCTGATACATGAAAAGGCTTTTTTTCTTTGGATCAAAATGTAGATTAGTGACGTTGTATTGGATATGGATCCATCATTTTGCATGTGATGCTGATGGATCTCCcattctctgtttttttttcttctgcatTTTAGAGCTGTTTGAGCCATAGTTTTACAAAAACTGAGAATGTGTGGATTAGCGAGCTAACGACTCAAGAAAAGAGAAGCAGACCAATCGTGActcaatttttataatattcatctatgattgcaggatctgtTAGCTAATCCAAAATGCTCACTACTGGTTGCTAGAGAGCCAGAAGATAGGACCGGTTTGAGGATCACCCTACATGGTGATGCAGTGTTGGTATGTGTTTCTCCTTTGTTGCTTTATAGTTTTATACACATTTTACATTTAAGCTTCAGGGTTTGTTTGTATGCATTATCTAGGTTTCTGATAAAGACCAAGCGGCTGTTCGATCTGCCTATTTAGCCAAGCATCCTAGTGCTTTCTGGGTAAGCATCCTTTCTTGTAATGTCTAGAAAGTGAAAGACGATGTATAACGACATTTCAATAAGTCCAGGTGACCTTTTCTTGTTAAAAACTGTGAAGGTTGATTTTGGAGACTTCAGCTTTATGCGAATTGAACCAAAAGTTGTGAGATTTGTTTCAGGGGTTGCAACTGCTTTTCTAGGATCTGGAGGTGCTTCATCTTCTTTATATACTCTCTTATGCAATCTAGTTTATATGATCCCACTcgttttttatttgctttttcTCTGAATCCTACCTTTGTAGAATTCAGCAAAGAGGAGTACCAAGGAGCCAAAGTCGATCCTATAGCTCAGTTTGCAAAGCCTGTAACGGTATATGTCGAATCATATAACTCTTTTTTAATTTCTCATCAACATATATCAGTGGGTGCATACTAAcaactccttttttttttttcattttggcaGTCACACATGAACAAAGACCATGAAGAGGATACCAAAGCTATTGTACACCATACAACATCCATACCTGTAAGTAACTCACTACTATCTTAACCTTTAGTCAACATAACCATAGGTAACGGTAGTGTTCATTTAGTTCTATGTCATCTTGTTGAGAGCCTGGGGCTGTTTATACACAAATCACAAATCAAAACCTCCTTATTTGTCAGGTGGAGAGTGCCTTGATGCTTGATTTGGACAGCCTTGGTTTCAACGTTAAGGTGTGTGTTTTCTAAACACCAAACCACCACCACCCCCTTTtctcatccttttttttttttatctttcagtttataaaacacatatgttttCTTCATCGTGACAGGCTACTCTTCAAGGGAACACCTTCAAGATCCGAGTACCGTTCCCAAGACGCGCACAAGACAGAAAGTAAGACATTCTATGTTACACTTTTGTAACCGGTTTCTGTACCGAGTTAAAACTACTGATCCCTTTTACTATCAGAGAGATCCAAAACTGGTGGACTGACTAACTCTTTGGAATGGTGGTGGTATTTTCAGGGACGTCAAGACACTGATAGTGGAAATGCTTCAAGCTGCTAAGTCTGTTTCCAATTAGTTTTGCTAAAATAAAGATGTAAAAAACTTCATGTCTTGTTCTGAAACCCGCTCCCAAGATCTGTGAATATATTAAGACTAGAACAAAACTAGATACATGAAAAAGGGAACTCATGTATGCTTATTACACATCCGCCATGGTTATGATATCAAATAGTAATAAAACAGTGAAAACAACATTTTATAAGTTGAGTACTTTAAATCCATTTTCATTTTCAGGTCAAAGCTAGTGATTGTTCATCATGTGAGAGACATATGGATAAAGTTCAAACAATTTGTCAATGTTCCACTTAAATAATCATGTCAGAAGATGGGACCAAAATCCATTATTTGAAACATCAGttaaacaacaacaagaagcgCATACATTGCCTACAACTAAATAATGTTTCCTTGTGATCGAGATGATCAactagtttaataattacaggGAAAACACTACAATGGTTACAGAGAAAACActtatatgattaaaaacacataaatataaaaattaaaattttaaaataaaatgtaaaaaaatatatatatatatccgtCCTTTGTTCCACTCGTTTTTTATCATGTTAAAAATAATAgcaatgttaaattttatttttaacattgctcttattttattaaatagattatgattaagatttatatacaaatatgattacatagaaaaatatatatataaaaaataattttctaagaaaaataaaaataaaaatatacatgttcTTTGAAATGacgaatcaaaatctagttatatatcaaaatgaattaaattaattacataattatcCACGTTCAATCTAATAACTCAATAAACAATAAGTAATCAGATTCAACATATAGACTGTGtgtaaaacattaataaaacTAGAGTTCATTACCATTCATTTGTGTagtaatgaaaataatatttattaaagtaTAGTATCAATCTTATTGTTTCGAAATGATGTAATTGGACTTCGTAAAAGGTAGTTAACATATTGTAATTTCGAAAGTAGTGGATCACtaatattttggaattaaaGAGTGATTTTACAAAATTGGATCCGAAAATTTTGGaagaagttacaaaattattttattaagataGTTACATGATATGCCTAGATAATCATttagatgcagttatatttaaaattgaacACAACTAATATCAGTTGGACATGttactaatttaatagtattgataaatgATAAACATTTAACCAATTGCTGACTAATTCTTTTGATATGGTAGGCACAGAAAAGGATGGTAAACATTTGAAGAATCAGAGGATTTATGTTGCCACTCGAACTACTTTCCAGAATACCTCTACGGCGCTGGAaagtaatatttaaattgatttttttcttgcAATAATTTTGATGCCAAGACTAACGCTACTattatcattttcttcttttttgataaTTAGGTATTGAATAGTTAGATCACAAGATTTGGTAAAGAATTTAAGTATCATTTTCCCTTTTGAGTGTATTTACATGAAGAGATAACAATGTATATAACAATGTGGAGGAGACTCTCATGGTATCGAGGAACAATGCCGAGGACTATGCAAGATGAGAAGATACTCTTTGTTTCCAACATCTCTCCACATACTAAAATATCACATGTGTGAGTGCCACTTTTTTCATGTCTGATATTTTATGTTCCACTTTTATAGAGTCGATATCTTCAGAAGTGTGGGAAAAGTTATTAGTGCTCAACTTATTGTGAACTCCAAAGGTTAAAATGTGGGCTATACCTTTGTCGAGTTATCAAGTAAAGGAGGTGATAATATTTTGCAGTTATGATGATTTAATTTGGAAATTAATACACTCTCTCTAGTTATAgacattaaaaatgaaatatggTAAATATCTTCTGGATCATAAGGTTTGGCCTAGTGTGGCTAAGCCACCTCAATACAGTCACCGTCtgaaagaagaaggagaagaagcaatgAAAAATAGTTTGATGAAACTTCCAATTTGGCCGAGGAAGTAGTCtcaagaaaaaaagacaatattcttttagaaatttctCCCAAAGATGAAGTTTCCTCACATGTGAGTCTTTTCTTCTATCGTTCTTgaataaaattctttttttctttcttttcttctcatgATTTCTCATGACTGGTATCTCGTCCTTCACTGTTTTACAACACTAATTTCTTCAACCTTGAAAGAGTGATCAATTTAGTATTCGACTTATTGTAAACGAAGATGGTCAACATGTAGGATGTGGCTTTATTACATTTGAGACTACTGAAAAAGCAAATAAAGTGAGAGTATCTATTAGTGCACTATTAGTGCATGTAGTTGTTATTTGATACTCTTAGTGCTTATTAAAATCTTTTATGCGGTAGGCACTTCTTCGCAAGAAAAAAATCGATGTATACTTTCTTTAATTTGTTTGCTATAAGCTTTAATGTCGTTACATAAGAGACTAATGCTATTAGTCTTGTTGTCGATTAGGTACATGGATGCAGAGAGGCTTTGGTAAGAGATTTTACTATTTTGCCTTTTCAGTTTCTTCATCAATACATCACATTGGGTCAAAGATTTTTCGTCGGTATACATGGAAAGATAACTAAAAGGGTTTTTTTTCAATATTCCAAAAAGGACCTTCAACCATAAAATTCCTCCGATCATTATTAGACAGAAATTTACTGGATTATCTATCCTACGGAACAAAGACAATCCTTATAATTCTCTTGCGAAGACTTATTGAGTgaatctattttaaaacaagCTCAAACTTGTGATGTTGTGTTTGATTCAATCTTTCTTATCGTTCACCAAAGTGAAAAAGACTAGCAAAAAGCATTTTATGTTCTTAAAAACATTGTCCAAAAAGTTTTGGCCATTGATAAAAGAAACATCAATCTTTTCTTCTTAGATTTAGaacaaaataaacaatcaaaataaacaatcaatcaaaattatgtaaaaaacataaattcaaAGGTTTTTCGCCCAaaattactgtttttttttttttttttttttgattaaccaggtGGTTGACCCCTTCGGGACCCACCCACCTAGGTCCGGCGCCAGCCTGTGTCTGTACCGTTTAAGGCCCTGGACACGCCTCCCCTCCCCGCGAGTCGAACTCGGGTTGCCCCTCAGTGACCGAAGCCTGGGGTGTACCACTGGACTACGAGGTCCGGGTCCAAAATTACTGTTACTTCAACGTATacatgattatataaaaaacattgTTGTATAGGTATAAAAAAATCCATCAcatatagatatttaatttgtcaatattatatgttttaaattttagatatataaataatggGCAGAACGCGGGTCTGGTTAACTAAAAACGAATTTGGAAGAAGACAAATATGTACAATGACATCTCTCAACAAGTCAagtgaaccgaaccgaaccttTTCTTCAAAAACTGTGAAGGTTGATTTTATTCACGTTGACGTCAAAATCATCAGTGTTCTCGGTTCAGGTTAGATAGATAACCGAAATGTCCAAAAGTGAGCCGTAGATAGTGATGGTGGACATATAAACCCAAAAAAGTGAAAGCCCAAGCccataaaaatgatttatgttaTAAAAAGCTCGTTCGTTCGAAGACCACTCACTAGGATTCCCTGTTTTAGCTGCTCTCCATGGCTACTTGTTCGAAGAAATCGGCCGCAGAAGCTAAATCATCGGGTAACAAAACAGTCTCTTACGATTGGTTTCTCAAATACTCAAACCTAGTCTCTCTGAAGAGGAGGTTTTTGATTTTACAGGCAAGCGAACGATGTCGGGCTCTGATTCGGAGCCAGCTAATTTATTTGGTAAGCGATATACTTACATCTACATTTTTACCAATAACAAATCTAACTCTGAAGAGGAACTTTGTTTGGTTTGTATAGTGAAGCGTAGTAAGCTGAAAGATGTTTTGGAGACCAAACCTATGATTCTGAAGAAACGTAAGGTAAGCTAAGATGCGTatgaatatttgatttttttgttctacTTTCGAGTCGCTGCTAACAACACACACACTTGAATTCTTCATTCAGGAGGAGGCTGTCgtaaaaaagaaaaccatcTTGGTTCGCCGTCTCTCTAAGGTCGCTGGGGTAGCAGATATCATCGATTTCTTCAAAGATGTTGGACAAGTTGTTCGTATTCAGCTTGTTGTACACCACGGGTTCAGGAGGACTAGGCGATGTGGCTTTGTCGAGTTTGCTTCTTCTAACGAAGCAGACAATGTGAGAGAAAGAGTAGACTACTAGTtgtattaaacaattatttaaccAAGATTTCtgatttaaatcttttttttttttcttaatattgtAGGCTCTCCAAAAGATTAAATATTTGCACGGTTCTCAGAATTTTGCTCAGATTTCCCCTCATCAGTACATCATACCCAAGTAAGTTCATTTTCAATGTTAATATTTTAACCTGATTGCTATAGTTTTGTTGGATGCTATTACACAACTAacactattgttttttttttataaggtATTGCAAAGATCACAAAGTCTGGTAAGAAGATTACATTCTTGATTATTTAATCTTCGAGGGTTACATGGAGAGATTACAGGGAGTTTTCCATATTTCAGGAACAAAGATTTCATTCTGCGAGTAGAAGATGAGAAACCTCTTCCTAATTTTGTTGAGGTACCTCTTCCTGTTATCTTCAAAATATGCCACAATTGACCCTTTATTTTGGGGGATGAATCTTCTGACGAGGCTGCTATGTTTTGTTAAGTCATTTTCTACTTAAGAGTCGGCCGTAACACACTTGCCTGTTAATTGCAGAATGTTCTCTTTGTTTCCAACCTCTCTCCTCAGACTAAATTATTTCATATGTAAGAGTACAAAAACCTTTAGTTTTCCGCTTCCATTGCCTGATATTTTGGATTACTTAAGCTCCGCCTTTTACACAGCATCGATCACTTCAGTCCTCTTGGACAAGTTGTTAGTGTTCGACTTGTTGTAAATCCCGAGGGCAAGCATGTAGGCTATGGCTTTGTGGAGCTTGGTTCTGCTTACCAAGCACATAAGGCGCTGGAAAAAATGAATGGTGAATATTTGCTGGATCACAAGATTTTTATTGATGTAGCCAAGCTGCCTCCCTACCGTCTCCTTCCCACGTAAATTTCTTTTCCAAGTAAATTTATTTGCTTGAGTTTTAACATCATTACAGCACAAgactaaatgatttttttttttgttaattaggtACAACTTTGCAGAGAAGCTCTGGTAAGGgcatttaactatttttggtgaagctttttttttttgtatacatGGAGAGATCACTTCGGTTTCTCGAAATTTCAGTTACGAAGACTATCTTCGACGAGGGATCCTTGTGAGAGACGAAGATAAGACAGAAGAAAATGAGACAGAAGAAAGACTTTATCAAGAGGTAGGACTTTTGATGAAATTCACAAGAAACACAAGGCTACTTTTTACGTGTTTTCTCCTTAAGGTCATGCTAACACACTTGGCTGTTAAATTTCAGGCAGTTGCTGTAAGAACTAAGACGATCTTTGTCAGCAATCTCCCTCGCCCAACTAAAATTCAAGATCTGTAAGTAGCGCCtctaacttcttcttcttccgttCTTGGAGCAAGTTTGTTTTTCATGACTAATATTACTCTCCTCCTTTTTGACAGCATCGATTTATTAAAAGATGTTGGAAAAGTTGTTCAAGTTCGACTTCTTATAGACTGTGAGGGCAACCAAATTGGCGATGGCGATGTTGTGTTCGCTTCTGCTGAAGAAGCAGAGAAGGTGAGAGAGTAATGATGTAAATTGTTCAAGCAGTAATTTAAAATACCACCATTGCTGATCAAGTCTTTTTATACTGTAGGCGTTAAAAAAGAAGTTTTTGCACGATCAAGGAATTTCTCTTTTATCGTCTGAGGGATTTCCAGACCCTCGGCATCCCAAGTAAATCAACACTCTTTGTAACTTgttgcttaattttttttttacgcCATTAAAGAAGACCTaacattaatattatattattctttTGTTAATTAGGTATTGCATCGATCACAAAGTTTGGTAAGAGATTTAACTATTTGTAATTTATAGTGATGTTCTTTGTATACCTCACACTGATTTTTGATCATCCAGGTACGAAGACTACCTTGGACGAGAAAACCGTCTGATCGAAGATGATGATGTAGTGGAGGAAGGATTTGATGAAACTCATGATTTTGCTGAGGAAGTAGCCATAAGAAAAAAGACACTCTTCGTTTACAATATCCCTCCCGGAATACGAACATATAATCTGTAAGTAGTAGCACTTTTAATTTCATCTTGAACATGACTGATATTTTGCCCTCCACATTTACAGCTTTGATTACTACAAAAATGTTGGACATGTTTGTCGTGTTCGACTTGTTGTGAACCGCGAGGGTGATCATGTGGGCTGTGGCTTTGTTGAGTTTGCTTCTGCTGAGGAAGCAATGACAGCGTTGCTCTTCTACCAGAGGAGTAGTAGAGCTCTGCAAATTCTCTCCGACGTGGTTGAGATGGCTCCATACCCTATCCGACCCAAGTATAAATTGTTTCTCTAATTTGTGTTTGTTATACAGCTTTCTTTAAGGTCGTTACTAATACTATTAGTCTTGTCTTGTTGTTGATTTAGGTACATGCGTGCAGAGAAGCTCTGGTAAGAGATTTTATTATCATTTGCCTTATTAGTTTCTTCAGCACATTGGGTTAAAGCTTTTTCACTGTTATGCATGGAGAGATAACTATTTGTCAATATTTCCAGGAACGAAGAGTACCTTCGACAAGAAAGCCTTCGGACAGAAGAAGATTATCTGGAGAGACAGGAGGTAACCGAATTATTCTGCGGTAAGAAGAAAACCTTCTCTGATGATGACTgatggaagaagatgaa comes from the Raphanus sativus cultivar WK10039 unplaced genomic scaffold, ASM80110v3 Scaffold0374, whole genome shotgun sequence genome and includes:
- the LOC108862192 gene encoding polyadenylate-binding protein 2 gives rise to the protein MATCSKKSAAEAKSSGKRTMSGSDSEPANLFVKRSKLKDVLETKPMILKKRKEEAVVKKKTILVRRLSKVAGVADIIDFFKDVGQVVRIQLVVHHGFRRTRRCGFVEFASSNEADNALQKIKYLHGSQNFAQISPHQYIIPKYCKDHKVWNKDFILRVEDEKPLPNFVENVLFVSNLSPQTKLFHIIDHFSPLGQVVSVRLVVNPEGKHVGYGFVELGSAYQAHKALEKMNGEYLLDHKIFIDVAKLPPYRLLPTYNFAEKLCYEDYLRRGILVRDEDKTEENETEERLYQEAVAVRTKTIFVSNLPRPTKIQDLIDLLKDVGKVVQVRLLIDCEGNQIGDGDVVFASAEEAEKALKKKFLHDQGISLLSSEGFPDPRHPKYCIDHKVWYEDYLGRENRLIEDDDVVEEGFDETHDFAEEVAIRKKTLFVYNIPPGIRTYNLFDYYKNVGHVCRVRLVVNREGDHVGCGFVEFASAEEAMTALLFYQRSSRALQILSDVVEMAPYPIRPKYMRAEKLWNEEYLRQESLRTEEDYLERQEVTELFCGKKKTFSDDD
- the LOC108859360 gene encoding glutamyl-tRNA reductase-binding protein, chloroplastic-like; its protein translation is LQDLLANPKCSLLVAREPEDRTGLRITLHGDAVLVSDKDQAAVRSAYLAKHPSAFWVDFGDFSFMRIEPKVVRFVSGVATAFLGSGEFSKEEYQGAKVDPIAQFAKPVTSHMNKDHEEDTKAIVHHTTSIPVESALMLDLDSLGFNVKATLQGNTFKIRVPFPRRAQDRKDVKTLIVEMLQAAKSVSN